One Micavibrio aeruginosavorus ARL-13 genomic window carries:
- a CDS encoding divergent polysaccharide deacetylase family protein — MKIFKVLTPLRAASIILAVVALVIVLDQLVVKRDYAPVPSHDVTEAIVAVERDVIPTPDFAPSFPLSTEPLQTAEPTVDPAIVDEEIILHEPETVGDVVDELLAAPVHRTATNPRVVIIIDDMGVDVKRSAAVVDLPAGLTLAYLPYASNIKAQTAKAKDAGHELMVHVPMEPMSQTKDPGPEVLCVGQDIAVFDQVLQDGLSAFEGYVGINNHMGSKLTQDKAAMARVMSALKSRNLYFIDSRTIQNSVAGDMAREAGVPHAGRDVFLDHENTAEFVSKSLAQVERKALKDGLAIAIGHPKDVTIEGLRAWLPTLKDKGIELVHASQVVK; from the coding sequence ATGAAAATCTTCAAAGTCCTGACGCCGCTGCGCGCGGCCTCCATCATTCTTGCTGTCGTTGCCCTGGTGATCGTGCTGGATCAACTGGTGGTCAAACGCGATTACGCGCCCGTTCCATCGCACGATGTGACCGAGGCGATTGTTGCGGTTGAGCGCGACGTTATTCCCACACCGGATTTTGCGCCGTCATTTCCGTTGTCAACCGAACCGTTACAAACGGCTGAACCGACAGTTGATCCGGCGATTGTTGATGAAGAAATTATCTTGCACGAACCCGAAACGGTCGGCGATGTGGTGGATGAATTACTGGCCGCACCCGTCCACAGAACCGCCACCAACCCGCGCGTCGTGATCATCATTGATGATATGGGCGTGGACGTCAAACGATCCGCCGCCGTGGTGGATTTGCCTGCGGGGCTGACGCTGGCTTATCTACCGTATGCCAGCAACATCAAGGCGCAAACGGCCAAAGCGAAGGACGCCGGACATGAATTGATGGTGCATGTGCCGATGGAACCGATGAGCCAGACCAAAGATCCGGGGCCAGAGGTTTTGTGTGTGGGTCAGGATATTGCTGTTTTTGATCAGGTTCTGCAGGACGGCCTGAGCGCGTTTGAAGGTTATGTTGGTATCAATAACCACATGGGCAGCAAGCTGACGCAGGATAAGGCGGCCATGGCCCGCGTGATGAGCGCATTAAAATCCCGCAATCTGTATTTCATCGACAGCCGAACGATTCAAAATTCAGTCGCGGGTGATATGGCGCGCGAAGCCGGCGTGCCGCACGCGGGCCGTGATGTTTTCCTGGACCATGAAAATACGGCAGAGTTCGTTTCCAAATCTTTGGCGCAGGTTGAGCGTAAAGCGTTGAAAGACGGCCTGGCCATCGCGATTGGCCACCCAAAGGACGTGACGATTGAAGGTTTGCGGGCGTGGTTGCCGACGCTCAAGGATAAGGGGATTGAGTTGGTGCACGCGTCACAGGTGGTGAAATAG
- the lexA gene encoding transcriptional repressor LexA produces MLTRKQRDLLVLIHERMQTGEVAPSFDEMKDALGLKSKSGVHRLISALVERGYLERLPHRARALEVKKLPEGYKPDGADSSAAAAQTRAIASVYEDARMAAPPPANNFAQIPLHGKIAAGTPIEAIRDEETLIDVPPQMLGSGEHYALRVDGDSMIKAGINDHDIVIIRNTTTAENGTIVVALIDDSEVTLKRFRKSGNKIILEPENDDYEPRVLEPERVKIQGRLVSLYRTYH; encoded by the coding sequence ATGCTGACCAGAAAACAACGTGACCTTCTTGTTCTCATTCACGAACGGATGCAGACGGGCGAAGTGGCCCCCTCGTTTGATGAGATGAAGGATGCGCTGGGCCTGAAATCCAAATCGGGCGTCCACCGTTTGATCAGCGCGTTGGTTGAGCGTGGGTATCTGGAACGCCTGCCCCACCGCGCCCGCGCATTGGAAGTCAAAAAATTACCGGAAGGGTATAAACCCGATGGCGCGGATTCATCCGCCGCCGCGGCCCAGACCCGCGCCATTGCCAGCGTGTACGAAGATGCCCGCATGGCCGCCCCGCCCCCGGCGAACAATTTCGCACAAATCCCCCTGCACGGTAAAATCGCCGCGGGTACACCGATCGAAGCCATTCGTGACGAAGAAACATTGATCGATGTGCCGCCGCAAATGCTAGGGTCCGGCGAACATTACGCCCTGCGCGTTGATGGGGATTCGATGATCAAGGCCGGGATCAACGACCACGATATCGTGATCATCCGCAACACCACCACCGCCGAAAACGGTACAATTGTTGTTGCACTGATTGATGACAGCGAAGTGACCCTGAAACGCTTCCGCAAATCCGGGAACAAGATCATTCTGGAACCGGAAAACGACGATTACGAGCCTCGCGTTCTGGAGCCGGAGCGCGTGAAGATTCAGGGGCGGTTGGTCAGTTTGTACCGCACGTATCACTAA
- a CDS encoding ComEC/Rec2 family competence protein, producing MDFSVSEQGISTATWRGMAAVIAAQRPHYVLWLPVLLGAGICAYFSLKFEPSWVGALAVLLAPALAVLWQWRRARAGGSVALLLLFGLALAFGAGFAAGKVRTEMVRGPVLEKQMRFANVTGTIRSLELLESGRGSRAVLDDLSIEEIASEKTPRRIRMTISKDEGLRPGQRIRVLGGLNPPSAPVAPGSFDFQRYAYFRELGAMGFAYKAPEILSEQKGGFYQGLENYRLMLAQAAKEHVGERETGVVIALLTGERAAMSEDLWDDVRIAGLAHIIAISGMNIGMAAGAAFFLSRLLMALFPRFALYHPIKSYAAVIAFIAAFAYALIVGMSVPTFRALIMTGLFLMAIGLNRSPFSMRLAAVSAGALLLFYPDILLGASFQMSFAAVIGLIWFYDVTRDWWVEAYTKAGWLQRAMIYLAGVCLTTILATIVTAPFSLYHFQQVATYGVAANFIVVPLASFIIMPLAILVYFLAPLGLADWPLAGMAWGVDVMLDIARIVAGWPHAVVHWPVWSGAALGIMTFGMLFMLLWAGRSRWLGLLPLAVGMVMVVVATPPDILISSTGKLWAARMDSDRMMISSRVADRFTAEVWTQESGLPEGSTEKIPNEGLYQGENGMVSCDADACRMEMDGAKVAFVNQPAALATDCAWADVVVARMPVEKECAAGAVIDRFDVWRNGSVAIWVRDGEEPVIRSVRDLRGDRPWAMNNGR from the coding sequence GTGGATTTCAGCGTTTCGGAGCAAGGGATTAGCACGGCAACGTGGCGGGGCATGGCGGCGGTGATCGCCGCGCAGCGCCCGCATTACGTTTTATGGCTGCCCGTTCTTCTGGGGGCGGGGATTTGCGCCTATTTCTCGCTCAAATTTGAACCGTCATGGGTGGGGGCGCTGGCCGTTCTTCTGGCTCCGGCGCTGGCCGTTTTGTGGCAATGGCGGCGGGCGCGGGCGGGCGGATCGGTGGCTTTGCTGTTGCTGTTCGGCCTTGCGCTGGCGTTCGGGGCTGGATTTGCGGCGGGCAAGGTCCGCACGGAAATGGTGCGCGGGCCCGTGCTGGAAAAACAAATGCGCTTTGCCAATGTGACAGGCACGATCCGGTCGCTGGAATTGCTGGAAAGCGGGCGGGGCAGCCGCGCCGTTTTGGATGATCTGTCGATCGAGGAGATTGCGTCGGAGAAAACCCCGCGCCGCATTCGCATGACGATCAGCAAGGATGAAGGCCTGCGCCCCGGTCAACGCATTCGCGTTCTGGGCGGGTTGAATCCGCCATCGGCCCCCGTGGCGCCGGGCAGTTTTGATTTTCAACGCTATGCCTATTTCCGCGAACTGGGCGCAATGGGGTTTGCGTATAAAGCGCCAGAGATTTTATCGGAACAAAAAGGAGGGTTTTATCAGGGGTTGGAAAATTACCGTCTGATGCTGGCGCAGGCCGCGAAAGAGCATGTGGGCGAACGCGAAACCGGCGTTGTCATCGCCCTGCTGACTGGTGAACGCGCGGCGATGAGCGAGGATTTGTGGGATGATGTTCGGATTGCCGGATTGGCCCACATCATCGCCATTTCCGGTATGAATATCGGCATGGCGGCGGGCGCGGCGTTTTTCCTCAGCCGCTTGCTGATGGCGCTGTTCCCACGTTTTGCGCTGTATCACCCGATTAAATCCTACGCCGCCGTGATCGCGTTTATTGCGGCCTTTGCCTATGCGCTGATTGTGGGGATGAGCGTGCCGACATTCCGCGCCTTGATTATGACGGGATTGTTCCTGATGGCCATCGGCCTGAACCGCAGCCCGTTTTCCATGCGACTGGCGGCGGTCAGCGCGGGGGCGTTGTTGCTGTTTTACCCGGACATCTTGCTCGGCGCGAGTTTTCAGATGTCGTTTGCCGCTGTGATCGGGTTGATCTGGTTTTACGATGTTACGCGCGATTGGTGGGTGGAGGCGTATACAAAAGCCGGGTGGTTGCAGCGGGCCATGATTTATCTGGCGGGTGTGTGTTTGACGACCATTCTGGCCACCATCGTCACGGCCCCATTCTCGCTCTATCATTTCCAACAAGTGGCAACATACGGCGTTGCGGCTAACTTTATCGTGGTGCCGCTGGCCAGTTTTATCATCATGCCATTGGCCATTTTGGTTTATTTCCTTGCGCCATTGGGGTTGGCGGATTGGCCGTTGGCGGGTATGGCGTGGGGCGTGGATGTCATGCTGGATATTGCGCGCATTGTGGCCGGGTGGCCGCATGCGGTGGTGCATTGGCCGGTATGGTCGGGCGCGGCGCTTGGCATTATGACGTTTGGAATGCTGTTTATGCTGCTCTGGGCCGGGCGGTCGCGGTGGTTGGGTTTATTGCCTTTGGCGGTGGGTATGGTGATGGTGGTTGTGGCCACGCCGCCGGATATATTGATCTCGTCCACCGGGAAATTATGGGCGGCGCGGATGGATTCCGACCGGATGATGATTTCATCGCGCGTGGCGGATCGATTCACCGCCGAGGTCTGGACCCAGGAATCCGGGTTGCCGGAAGGGTCAACCGAGAAAATCCCGAATGAAGGATTATATCAGGGTGAAAATGGCATGGTGTCGTGTGACGCCGATGCGTGCCGGATGGAGATGGACGGGGCGAAAGTCGCCTTCGTCAACCAGCCTGCCGCACTGGCCACCGATTGTGCGTGGGCGGATGTTGTTGTTGCCCGGATGCCGGTGGAGAAAGAGTGCGCCGCCGGGGCGGTGATTGATCGGTTCGATGTCTGGCGCAATGGGTCGGTGGCGATCTGGGTGCGGGATGGGGAAGAACCCGTTATCCGCAGTGTGCGCGATTTGCGCGGTGATCGCCCGTGGGCAATGAATAACGGGCGGTAG
- the gltX gene encoding glutamate--tRNA ligase, translating to MTIITRIPPSPTGLMHIGTARTALYNWLFARRHNGKMLFRIEDTDRERYAPEYVDSIKDGLTWLGLDWDGDVVSQFDRRDRHAEVALEMVKAGKAYYCYCTPEELETMREKAKAEGRVTFYDRRWRDADPATAPKDIKPVVRIKAPLDGNSVVHDKVQGDVTVANEQLDDFIILRSDGTPTYMLAVVVDDHDMGVTHVIRGDDHLNNTFRQNIIYTAMGWDVPVYAHLPLILGPDGAKLSKRHGATGVKEYEKMGYLPEAMRNYLLRLGWSHGDDEIISTEQAIEWFDLDHIGQSAARFDFAKLENVNAHYIKLADNPRLVDLVTPFLIERGYTVDDTGRARLLAGMDELKNRAKTIVQIADEGAFYVKTVPFDFDEKAKANLDKAILQTLKDTLSGITEFNATNIEDACKTVANDLREGKLGKVAMPLRAALTGTTVSPSVFHAAELLGKSEVLQRLDHSLT from the coding sequence ATGACCATCATTACCCGTATCCCCCCGTCCCCCACCGGCCTGATGCATATCGGCACGGCCCGCACGGCCCTGTATAACTGGCTGTTCGCGCGCCGCCATAACGGCAAAATGCTGTTCCGGATCGAGGATACGGACCGCGAACGCTACGCCCCCGAATATGTGGATTCCATCAAGGACGGCCTGACCTGGTTGGGGCTGGATTGGGATGGCGACGTCGTTTCCCAATTCGACCGCCGCGACCGCCATGCCGAAGTAGCCCTTGAAATGGTCAAGGCGGGCAAAGCCTATTACTGTTATTGCACGCCGGAAGAATTGGAAACCATGCGGGAAAAGGCCAAAGCAGAAGGCCGCGTGACATTTTATGACCGCCGCTGGCGCGATGCCGACCCGGCCACCGCCCCGAAAGACATCAAACCCGTCGTCCGCATCAAGGCCCCATTGGATGGCAACAGCGTCGTCCATGACAAGGTGCAGGGCGATGTGACCGTGGCCAACGAACAATTGGATGATTTCATCATCCTGCGCAGCGACGGCACGCCAACCTATATGCTGGCCGTCGTCGTCGATGACCATGACATGGGCGTCACCCACGTCATTCGCGGTGACGACCATTTGAACAACACGTTCCGCCAGAACATCATTTACACCGCTATGGGCTGGGACGTTCCGGTTTACGCGCACCTGCCGCTGATTTTGGGGCCGGATGGCGCGAAATTATCCAAACGCCACGGTGCCACGGGCGTGAAGGAATACGAAAAAATGGGCTATCTGCCCGAAGCCATGCGCAACTATCTCCTGCGTTTGGGTTGGAGCCACGGCGATGATGAAATCATTTCCACCGAACAGGCGATTGAGTGGTTTGATCTGGACCATATCGGCCAATCCGCCGCACGGTTTGATTTTGCCAAGCTGGAAAACGTGAACGCGCATTACATCAAACTGGCCGACAATCCGCGTCTGGTGGATCTGGTGACACCATTCCTGATCGAACGTGGTTACACCGTGGATGACACGGGCCGCGCCCGCCTGCTGGCCGGCATGGACGAACTGAAAAACCGCGCAAAAACGATCGTGCAGATTGCCGATGAAGGGGCCTTCTACGTCAAAACCGTGCCATTTGATTTTGATGAGAAGGCGAAAGCCAACCTGGACAAAGCCATCCTGCAAACATTGAAGGATACGTTGTCGGGCATCACCGAATTCAACGCGACGAATATCGAAGACGCCTGCAAAACAGTGGCCAATGATTTGCGGGAGGGTAAACTGGGCAAAGTCGCTATGCCGCTCCGCGCCGCCCTGACCGGGACGACAGTGTCCCCGTCGGTCTTCCATGCCGCCGAACTCCTTGGAAAATCAGAGGTTTTACAGCGCCTTGATCATTCTTTGACATAA
- a CDS encoding M48 family metalloprotease translates to MAPRFYQLRHYGALAFSYTMTAAIAAATYTIGMPAILGVAATFATWKTIKEIRANKHVFENNLKKHEDNYSYSPKLQQIVQDLYKASGLSADKYPIHDFDIDESMPQKQGAKYEEIRKHIRSKYTAMPNAAAINLGKPVIMISKSLLEILNDREEKAVLAHEFAHIVAKHSIIDLPQQVIHRTSRGANSILYIFSTAATEAINFAIGWLTTIVAPIIAAKLSGLGQLIKKMNRGNTDENDRMTDADAKRLTRITLGCFAFGVATNVAFFSAINPMIAGIFLATWGLGKTARITSATLSRSQEYQADRGAVLLGADPLALVTALRKLNEIKNIKLAELDGNATKKPSTLSRAWANLHASHPTVERRIGRLSAIARQSGYSEQQITHATTCTLDLTALNQVPHRAAQAYINHMT, encoded by the coding sequence ATGGCCCCACGTTTTTATCAGTTGCGCCATTACGGCGCACTCGCATTTTCCTACACCATGACGGCAGCCATTGCCGCCGCAACGTATACAATCGGTATGCCGGCTATTCTGGGCGTTGCAGCGACTTTTGCAACGTGGAAAACAATCAAAGAAATTCGTGCAAACAAACACGTCTTTGAAAACAATCTGAAAAAACACGAAGACAACTATTCATATTCACCCAAGCTACAACAAATCGTTCAGGATCTTTATAAAGCATCTGGTCTCAGCGCCGATAAATATCCAATCCACGATTTTGACATCGATGAATCAATGCCACAAAAGCAAGGGGCCAAATACGAAGAAATCCGCAAACACATACGCAGCAAATACACAGCCATGCCGAACGCCGCCGCAATCAATTTGGGCAAACCGGTAATTATGATTTCAAAATCATTGCTAGAAATTCTCAACGACCGCGAAGAAAAGGCGGTTCTAGCCCACGAATTTGCCCACATCGTTGCAAAGCATTCAATTATCGACCTGCCCCAGCAAGTCATTCATCGCACATCACGCGGTGCAAACAGCATTCTTTATATTTTCAGCACTGCTGCAACAGAGGCTATAAACTTTGCGATTGGATGGTTAACAACAATCGTCGCGCCAATTATCGCCGCGAAGCTATCCGGATTGGGCCAGCTCATTAAGAAAATGAACCGCGGCAATACAGACGAAAATGATCGCATGACCGATGCCGATGCAAAGCGCCTAACCAGAATTACTTTGGGATGTTTTGCCTTTGGCGTTGCGACCAATGTCGCGTTCTTCAGCGCGATCAACCCAATGATTGCCGGAATTTTTCTGGCCACATGGGGTCTTGGAAAAACCGCGCGCATAACCAGCGCAACGCTATCACGCAGTCAGGAATATCAAGCCGACCGCGGTGCTGTCTTACTTGGCGCTGATCCTCTTGCACTGGTCACAGCCTTGCGCAAGCTCAATGAAATTAAAAACATTAAACTTGCGGAACTGGATGGCAACGCCACCAAAAAGCCCAGCACATTGTCCCGCGCATGGGCAAACCTGCACGCCAGCCATCCAACCGTTGAACGCCGCATTGGCCGCTTGAGTGCAATTGCCCGTCAATCCGGCTACAGCGAACAACAAATCACCCATGCAACCACATGTACGCTGGATCTGACCGCCCTGAACCAAGTTCCACACCGCGCGGCGCAGGCTTATATAAACCATATGACCTAA
- a CDS encoding citrate synthase gives MSADTAQKTFTLTNDQTGASTKLPVLDGVMGPPVIDIRKLYDETSHFTFDPSFMATGSCKSRITFIDGDKGILLHRGYTIQDLAEKSTFMEVCYALLYGDLPNAKQLKEFEHNITYHTMVHEQLHFFFRGFRRDAHPMAVMCGVVGALSAFYHDSLDIHDPKQREISAHRLIAKLPTLAAMSYKYSIGQPFMYPRNDLSFAENFLYMCFAVPAEPYTVNPVLARAMDRIFTLHADHEQNASTSTVRLAGSSQANPFACIAAGIACLWGPAHGGANQAVLEMLEEIGHKDNIPEFLAKVKDKGDNTRLMGFGHRVYKNYDPRAEVLKKSCDEVLAELGINDPLLELAQELERIALSDPYFIERKLFPNVDFYSGIILKAMGFPTSMFTVLFAVARTVGWISQWKEMMEEPSLKIGRPRQLYTGPAQREYVPVDKR, from the coding sequence ATGTCCGCAGATACAGCACAAAAAACATTCACCCTGACCAATGATCAGACGGGTGCATCAACGAAACTGCCCGTTCTGGACGGTGTTATGGGCCCGCCGGTGATCGACATTCGCAAGCTGTATGATGAAACCAGCCATTTCACATTCGATCCCAGCTTTATGGCGACGGGCAGTTGTAAATCCCGCATTACCTTTATTGACGGCGACAAGGGCATCCTGCTCCATCGTGGTTACACCATTCAGGATCTGGCGGAAAAAAGCACCTTTATGGAAGTGTGCTACGCCCTGCTCTACGGCGATCTGCCGAATGCCAAGCAGCTGAAGGAATTTGAGCACAACATCACCTATCACACGATGGTGCATGAACAACTGCACTTCTTCTTCCGTGGATTCCGTCGCGATGCACACCCGATGGCTGTCATGTGCGGCGTGGTTGGGGCATTGTCTGCATTCTATCATGACTCGCTCGACATTCACGATCCGAAACAACGCGAAATTTCCGCACATCGCTTGATTGCGAAATTGCCGACACTGGCCGCCATGTCTTACAAATATTCAATCGGTCAGCCGTTTATGTATCCGCGCAACGATTTATCGTTTGCTGAAAACTTCCTGTATATGTGCTTCGCCGTTCCGGCGGAACCGTACACGGTAAACCCGGTTCTGGCCCGTGCCATGGACCGCATTTTCACCCTGCACGCCGACCATGAACAAAACGCATCAACATCCACCGTGCGTTTGGCCGGTTCATCGCAGGCCAACCCGTTCGCCTGTATCGCCGCCGGCATTGCCTGCCTGTGGGGTCCGGCGCATGGCGGTGCGAACCAGGCCGTTCTGGAGATGCTGGAAGAAATCGGACACAAGGACAACATCCCTGAATTTCTGGCCAAGGTGAAAGACAAGGGCGATAACACCCGCCTGATGGGCTTTGGTCACCGCGTTTACAAAAACTACGATCCGCGCGCCGAAGTTCTGAAAAAATCCTGTGACGAAGTACTGGCCGAACTGGGCATCAATGACCCGCTGTTGGAACTGGCGCAGGAATTGGAACGCATTGCGTTGTCTGATCCGTATTTCATTGAACGCAAACTGTTCCCGAACGTCGATTTTTATTCCGGCATTATCCTGAAAGCCATGGGCTTCCCGACATCCATGTTCACGGTGTTGTTCGCCGTGGCCCGGACCGTGGGTTGGATTTCCCAATGGAAAGAAATGATGGAAGAGCCGAGCCTGAAAATCGGCCGCCCGCGCCAGCTTTATACCGGCCCGGCGCAACGCGAATATGTCCCGGTGGACAAACGATAG
- the lpxB gene encoding lipid-A-disaccharide synthase — MTTGNKDLSIYLIAGETSGDTLGARMMHTMREICAADDDAPHLHFHGIGGTQMEGEGLKSLFPMSDLSLMGVAEILPRLRHLIRRINETVDDIAKREPDVVVTIDAPDFCFRVVKKLRERGVKKPVFIHYVAPTVWAWRPGRAQKVAALYDGLMCLFPFEPNYFTRHGLNAAFVGHPVMETKLALTTSGDRAKARAALGVPEDGKVLGLFFGSRMGEVKRMGGLIREVALALRKNRRDLSFMVPTLPHLEPELRTLLKDVDNVYFTDGINTKSDSLKALDAAVAVSGTVGLELGVANIPHVITYTMNPLTWWLVKMLIRVRFAHLANILLNKRAVPEFIQDAAKPEIIAKAVSGILDEGFESEEQRASFATMRKLLRGRGDETPSVEAAQFVLNMAQTRVETLSRPAGVTARMAASGA, encoded by the coding sequence ATGACAACAGGCAATAAAGATCTTTCGATCTATCTGATCGCCGGTGAAACATCGGGCGATACGCTGGGCGCGCGTATGATGCACACGATGCGCGAAATCTGCGCGGCGGATGACGATGCGCCGCATCTGCATTTCCACGGCATCGGTGGAACGCAGATGGAGGGCGAGGGGCTGAAATCCCTGTTCCCGATGTCTGATCTGTCCCTAATGGGTGTGGCGGAAATTCTGCCACGTTTGCGGCATTTGATCCGCCGCATCAACGAAACGGTCGATGATATTGCCAAGCGTGAACCGGATGTGGTCGTTACGATCGATGCGCCGGATTTTTGTTTCCGCGTCGTAAAAAAACTGCGCGAACGCGGCGTGAAAAAACCGGTCTTCATTCACTATGTCGCGCCGACTGTGTGGGCGTGGCGACCGGGCCGGGCGCAGAAGGTTGCGGCCCTGTATGATGGGCTGATGTGCCTGTTCCCGTTTGAACCCAATTATTTCACGCGCCATGGTTTGAACGCCGCATTCGTCGGTCATCCGGTGATGGAAACGAAACTGGCGCTGACCACGTCTGGTGATCGCGCCAAAGCTCGCGCGGCGTTGGGTGTGCCGGAAGATGGTAAGGTTTTGGGCCTGTTCTTCGGCAGCCGTATGGGCGAGGTTAAACGCATGGGCGGATTGATCCGCGAAGTGGCATTGGCCCTGCGGAAGAACCGCCGCGATTTGTCATTTATGGTGCCGACCCTGCCGCATCTGGAACCCGAATTGCGAACCTTGTTGAAGGACGTCGATAACGTGTATTTCACCGACGGCATCAACACGAAAAGCGACAGTCTGAAAGCGCTCGATGCTGCTGTGGCTGTATCCGGCACGGTGGGGCTGGAACTGGGTGTTGCGAACATTCCGCATGTAATTACCTACACCATGAATCCGCTGACGTGGTGGTTGGTAAAAATGTTGATCCGTGTGCGCTTTGCGCATCTGGCGAATATTCTGTTGAACAAGCGTGCTGTCCCTGAATTTATTCAGGACGCGGCCAAGCCAGAGATTATTGCCAAGGCCGTGAGTGGTATTCTGGATGAAGGGTTTGAGAGCGAAGAACAACGCGCGTCGTTCGCCACCATGCGTAAATTGTTGCGTGGCCGTGGCGATGAGACACCCTCGGTGGAGGCGGCGCAGTTCGTCTTGAACATGGCCCAAACCCGTGTGGAAACGCTCAGCCGCCCGGCGGGTGTCACGGCGCGCATGGCGGCCTCGGGGGCGTAA
- a CDS encoding LpxI family protein, with protein MTDKIEDVKLLGIIAGGGLLPERLLGVCDTKGIDTFVVGFERQTDLAILKDRRYMLTRLGAAGQIINTLKAHKVRDLVLIGSIRRPSLKELRPDFRTLKFFLRLGLRAIGDDGLLKALRRELERDGFRIHAVQHFIEDIMPKAGRIGSREPTPEDMNAIRHGIKVAHTLGRLDIGQSVVMQQDLVLGVEGIEGTDELIRRCGLLKREGRGPILVKMSKPQQDESLDLPTIGPDTIHHAALAGYAGIAVEANRSLLLDPQKVADLADQYKMFVIGVDPDIL; from the coding sequence ATGACCGACAAAATCGAAGACGTAAAATTACTGGGCATTATTGCCGGTGGCGGATTGTTGCCGGAACGGTTGCTGGGTGTATGCGATACAAAGGGTATCGATACCTTTGTTGTTGGCTTTGAACGCCAAACCGATCTGGCGATTCTGAAAGATCGCCGTTACATGCTGACCCGTTTGGGTGCGGCCGGGCAGATCATCAATACGCTGAAGGCGCACAAGGTGCGCGATCTGGTCCTGATCGGCTCCATCCGTCGTCCATCGTTGAAAGAACTGCGTCCGGATTTCCGCACGCTGAAATTCTTCCTGCGCCTTGGTCTGCGGGCGATTGGTGATGATGGGTTGTTGAAGGCCCTGCGCCGTGAATTGGAACGTGATGGATTCAGAATTCATGCCGTCCAGCATTTTATCGAAGATATCATGCCCAAGGCGGGCCGTATTGGTTCCCGCGAACCAACGCCGGAGGATATGAACGCCATTCGCCACGGGATTAAGGTCGCTCACACGCTGGGCCGCCTGGATATTGGCCAGAGCGTGGTGATGCAACAGGATCTGGTTCTGGGTGTTGAGGGGATCGAAGGCACGGATGAATTGATCCGCCGTTGCGGTCTGCTGAAACGCGAAGGGCGCGGGCCGATTTTGGTAAAAATGTCCAAGCCGCAACAGGATGAATCGCTCGACCTGCCAACCATTGGGCCGGATACGATCCACCACGCGGCACTGGCCGGGTATGCGGGTATTGCTGTTGAAGCGAACCGCAGCCTGCTCCTCGACCCGCAGAAGGTCGCGGATCTGGCGGATCAGTATAAAATGTTCGTGATTGGGGTGGATCCCGATATTCTATGA
- the lpxA gene encoding acyl-ACP--UDP-N-acetylglucosamine O-acyltransferase → MSSAALIHPTAIIAPGATLGQGVKIGPYSIVGEHVTLGDNVVLHSHVVVDGHTTIGEGTEIFPFASIGSAPQDLKFGGEKSRLIIGKNNKIREHVTMNPGTEGGGMETRVGDNGLFMMASHVAHDCIVGNNVIMANNATLAGHVVVGDFALIGGLSAVHQFVRIGAHAVIGGMSGVENDVIPFGRVKGERASLAGLNLIGLERRGFTKDQVKAMQRAFNQMFGEEGTMDQRIEMVASDYSSDNLVMEMVEFARAKTRFPLCQPAKRSV, encoded by the coding sequence ATGTCTTCCGCCGCATTGATTCATCCTACTGCTATCATCGCCCCCGGCGCCACACTGGGGCAGGGCGTAAAGATCGGCCCGTATTCCATTGTGGGTGAACATGTCACGTTGGGCGACAACGTTGTTTTGCATTCGCATGTGGTGGTGGATGGCCATACGACGATTGGCGAAGGAACGGAAATTTTCCCGTTCGCGTCCATCGGTTCCGCACCACAGGATTTGAAATTCGGCGGTGAAAAATCCCGTCTGATCATCGGCAAGAACAACAAAATCCGCGAACACGTGACGATGAACCCGGGCACCGAAGGCGGTGGCATGGAAACGCGCGTGGGTGATAACGGCCTGTTTATGATGGCGTCCCACGTCGCGCATGATTGTATCGTTGGTAACAACGTGATCATGGCGAATAACGCAACATTGGCCGGCCACGTGGTTGTTGGTGATTTTGCGTTGATTGGTGGTTTGTCCGCCGTGCACCAATTTGTGCGTATTGGCGCGCATGCCGTGATTGGCGGCATGTCCGGTGTTGAAAATGACGTAATCCCGTTTGGCCGTGTGAAGGGTGAACGCGCATCGCTGGCGGGTCTGAACCTGATTGGTCTGGAACGCCGTGGTTTTACCAAGGATCAGGTGAAAGCCATGCAACGCGCCTTTAACCAGATGTTCGGCGAAGAAGGCACGATGGATCAACGCATCGAAATGGTGGCCAGCGATTATTCCAGCGACAATCTGGTCATGGAAATGGTCGAATTTGCGCGGGCCAAAACACGCTTTCCGCTGTGCCAGCCTGCAAAACGGAGTGTGTAA